The Phacochoerus africanus isolate WHEZ1 chromosome 15, ROS_Pafr_v1, whole genome shotgun sequence genome has a segment encoding these proteins:
- the SELENOM gene encoding selenoprotein M: MHLPPLSLPLLLLLAALAAATTTFRPDWNRLQGLARARVETCGGUQLNRLKEVKAFVTQDIPLYHNLVMKHLPGADPELVLLGHRFEELERIPLSDMTREEINALVQELGFYRKAAPDDPVPPEYMRAPARPAEGAPDRADL; encoded by the exons ATGCACCTCCCGCCGCTTTCGCTGCCCCTGCTGCTGCTCCTCGCGGCACTCGCGGCAGCCACCACCACCTTCCGGCCCGACTGGAACCGTCTACAAGGCCTGGCCCGAGCCCGGGTAGAG ACCTGTGGGGGATGACAGCTGAATCGCCTCAAAGAG GTGAAGGCCTTCGTCACCCAGGACATCCCACTCTA CCACAACCTGGTCATGAAACATCTCCCGGGGGCCGACCCAGAGCTCGTGCTACTGGGCCACCGCTTTGAGGAACTGGAG CGAATCCCACTCAGCGACATGACCCGCGAAGAGATCAACGCACTGGTGCAGGAGCTCGGCTTCTATCGCAAGGCGGCGCCGGACGACCCTGTGCCTCCCGAATACATGCGGGCACCCGCTAGGCCCGCCGAAGGAGCTCCTGACCGCGCTGACCTGTAG